The Saimiri boliviensis isolate mSaiBol1 chromosome Y, mSaiBol1.pri, whole genome shotgun sequence genome includes the window gctaaagcTAGAGTAGTGGCAGGCCCTGttatcctagttactcaggaggctgaaggagaagaattgctaaatctgggaggcaaaagttgtggtgagctaagatcaccactgcaatccagtccaGATGACAAcatgagactctgtgtcaaaaaaaaaaaaaaaaattatctatctatctatatatatatatatatatatatatatatatatatattccagaaTTTTAATCTACTATGTGAAACATACTCTAAATTAAGTTAAAACTACACATCATAAAACTTGGATATTTCTACCTAATGAATTCATGATTCACTAATAGTATGCAGCAAATTTTACTTTAGAGAAGTAAAGGTTTATTTATGTTAAGTGGGTAACAACgaaacatgtataaaaattaattatttcagcaTAAATTGTAACCACATGTTCAGTTTGGAAGAATAATCATGAGTAAAATATATATTGGAAATCATTATTCTGAAATACAAGTTCCTTTAATTTAGAATTGTGTGTCTCTGAGGTGTTTGTGCCACTATAAAGTCAGAGGCACCAACTCAGGTTATCTGGGGTAGGGAAGCAGAGACTGACACTTACCTCAATTGACTCTGCATtctagaatgtaaaaataaggaaaacaaacattatcaaaaatttttctgttacttgaatCTAATAGAGCACCATTCTCATCTGATTTATATCATCTCATTGATAAAAATTAGAGCTTGAAAGAACAATTTAGTGCTCACTAGTCTGCTTTTAACTTTGGGCTTCTGTgtacataaaataagaatatttgagcaaatcatttgttttattatttattttaaatttacagtgtTTAACAATTTcttgataatattaaataaaaagtttagatgttttcaattctctctaCAAGCCTTAGCTATCATTGAAATTATTTGGGGCTATGAAAATGAATTAGGACATCTTCAGCTAATTATATATTCTGCTAAGTTCAGTTCTTGTGTCCTAAGCAGACAGACTGGTAATTACaattcatcaatttttgtttgAACATACTTTAACATGGATTCTATCCCATCTGCTGAGCTCcagatttttttcagcatttcacACTCTCTCTCATTGGCCTGTTCCAACTCCTTCTTAATATTACAGCAAACAAGGGTCTTACACTTCTCCAGTATAACAGGATTACAGGAAGCAAGCCTCTTAATTTGAATCATAACCTCTTGGGTGAAAGTTGCAGTCAAGAACACCTGAGAGACCAGGCCTTTGGCACATGCCTCCCGTGCTGTCAGCTTTCGCCCACCAATCAACATTTCATTGGCAGATGCTTCACCCATGATCCTTGGAAATGTAACAGTAGCACAGCCATCTGGACTCTGTCCAAAGGTCATATACGGGGTTTGAAACCAAGCCTTTTCATTAGCCCAAACCAAGTCACAAAGAGGTAGTATGGATGCACCTAGTCCAATGGCTGGCCCATTGACTGATACaacaataagttttttaaaatgaataaaatggttcACAAAGTTCTTAATTGTGTCCACAATTTCAGTGCtcattctgtttctgtcattccGTAAATGCTTCGCAATGTACCCAAAATCAAGACCACAGCAGAAGACACTGCCAGCTGCGCTGAACAACACAAGCTTGCTGTCATCCACAGCAGCCGTTTCCAgagcatttatgatttctttaatgACTTCTGTATTGAGGgcatttttctctgttgatatAGTAGATAGCAATATCTGGGTGAATCCATGGTCTTTCTTGACAACAATGTCTTTGTATCTGTTGGCACTTTCTTTTAGCCTGATGGTGAAATACATCCTCTTGATAAAAGGCTGGTGTTTTCTAGCATCAATAATCTCTCTTTTTCCACCTCTCACTCTTGAAACAGACGTATGCATGTTTGTTGTTCCATTGGCTGCTGAAGGGTCCATTAATACCACTATACTTTCCTTCTTATCTGACTCTGTGGCCATGGAAGCAGTAACTGAGTCAGACATCTGAGACATGAGTGGTTGTGTCTGGGTCCTGTTTTCTATTCTAGCCTCTTGTGTGTCAGAATCTGATGAAATTCTGATCGGTttctctgctgccaccttgaaTGCCACCTTGTCCTCCTGAACTGGTGCAACAGGATCTAGTTTCTCAGGTTTCAGAAAAGACCTAACTGTGTCCTGGTCATTAACTGGACTATTAGGTACAAGTGTCTTGATagttgaatttttctgtttcGAATTTTTGGAGTGAGGGAGAAGTGAAGCTGTGTTTTCTCTAATGTTCTGTCTGGCAGCAAACAAGTTGTTGTTTTTGGATTTGTGGTGTTTGCCAGTCAATGGCATTTTAGGAGAGTTCTTAGAAAAGCTATATGTGGAAGTTCTGGAAGCTCGTTTCCTTACATTGTTTGAAGAAATTCCACCTGTTCTGGTCCATGTCCATTTTGACTGTTTTTCAGTCTGTCGTCTGATAAAGTCACAAATACATTCTCTACAGTTTGTGAGGTTCTGCTCTGGT containing:
- the LOC141583022 gene encoding testis-specific chromodomain protein Y 1-like, encoding MASQEFEVEAIVDKRQNQKGKTEYLVRWKGYDKQDDTWEPEQNLTNCRECICDFIRRQTEKQSKWTWTRTGGISSNNVRKRASRTSTYSFSKNSPKMPLTGKHHKSKNNNLFAARQNIRENTASLLPHSKNSKQKNSTIKTLVPNSPVNDQDTVRSFLKPEKLDPVAPVQEDKVAFKVAAEKPIRISSDSDTQEARIENRTQTQPLMSQMSDSVTASMATESDKKESIVVLMDPSAANGTTNMHTSVSRVRGGKREIIDARKHQPFIKRMYFTIRLKESANRYKDIVVKKDHGFTQILLSTISTEKNALNTEVIKEIINALETAAVDDSKLVLFSAAGSVFCCGLDFGYIAKHLRNDRNRMSTEIVDTIKNFVNHFIHFKKLIVVSVNGPAIGLGASILPLCDLVWANEKAWFQTPYMTFGQSPDGCATVTFPRIMGEASANEMLIGGRKLTAREACAKGLVSQVFLTATFTQEVMIQIKRLASCNPVILEKCKTLVCCNIKKELEQANERECEMLKKIWSSADGIESMLKYVQTKIDEL